In the genome of Sardina pilchardus chromosome 14, fSarPil1.1, whole genome shotgun sequence, one region contains:
- the cdk9 gene encoding cyclin-dependent kinase 9, producing MQREKTGNSGSGDKPERDVAIMSKYYDGVEFPFCDEFSKYEKLAKIGQGTFGEVFKAKHRQTGKKVALKKVLMENEKEGFPITALREIKILQLLKHENVVNLIEICRTKATQFNRYKGSIYLVFDFCEHDLAGLLSNANVKFTLAEIKKVMQMLLNGLYYIHRNKILHRDMKAANVLITRDGVLKLADFGLARAFSLAKNSQGNRYTNRVVTLWYRPPELLLGERDYGPPIDLWGAGCIMAEMWTRSPIMQGNTEQHQLTLISQLCGSITPEVWPGVDKKYELYQKMELPKGQKRKVKDRLKFYVKDPYALDLIDKLLVLDPNTRVDSDDALNHDFFWSDPMPSDLKNMLSTHNTSMFEYLAPPRRRSHMPQQPANQNRNPTTTSQTEFDRVF from the exons ATGCAGCGAGAAAAAACCGGAAACTCCGGCAGCGGCGATAA GCCCGAGCGGGATGTCGCCATCATGTCCAAATACTACGATGGGGTCGAATTTCCCTTCTGTGACGAGTTTTCAAAATATGAAAAGCTCGCAAAGATCGGCCAGGGCACGTTTGG GGAGGTGTTCAAAGCCAAACATAGACAGACTGGAAAAAAGGTGGCCTTGAAAAAAGTGCTCatggagaatgagaaagaaggG TTCCCCATCACTGCTCTTCGAGAAATCAAGATCCTACAGCTCCTTAAACACGAGAATGTGGTGAACTTGATTGAGATCTGCCGAACAAAAG CCACTCAGTTCAACCGATACAAGGGCAGCATCTACTTGGTATTTGACTTCTGTGAGCACGACCTGGCCGGCTTGCTCAGCAACGCTAATGTGAAGTTCACCCTCGCCGAGATCAAGAAAGTGATGCAGATGTTGCTGAATGGACTTTACTACATCCACAGAAACAAG ATCCTGCACCGGGACATGAAGGCGGCCAATGTGCTCATCACACGAGACGGTGTCCTTAAGCTGGCAGATTTTGGCCTGGCCAGAGCCTTCAGCTTAGCCAAGAACAGCCAGGGCAACCGCTATACCAACCGAGTGGTCACCCTGTGGTACCGGCCGCCTGAGCTACTTTTGG gGGAGCGAGACTACGGCCCCCCCATTGACCTGTGGGGTGCTGGGTGCATCATGGCGGAGATGTGGACCAGGAGCCCCATCATGCAGGGCAACACGGAGCAGCACCAGCTCACGCTCATAAGCCAGCTGTGCGGATCCATCACGCCAGAG gtctGGCCGGGTGTGGATAAGAAATATGAGCTGTATCAGAAGATGGAGCTGCCCAAGGGACAGAAGAGGAAGGTGAAGGACCGACTGAAGTTCTACGTCAAAGACCCCTACGCTCTGGATCTTATAGACAAACTCCTCGTCCTCGACCCCAATACGCGAGTAGACAGCGACGACGCCCTCAATCACGACTTCTTCTGGTCCGACCCCATGCCCTCTGACCTCAAGAACATGCTCTCTACGCACAACACGTCCATGTTCGAGTACCTGGCCCCGCCCCGGAGAAGAAGCCACATGCCCCAGCAGCCGGCCAATCAAAACAGAAACCCCACGACTACAAGTCAGACAGAGTTTGATCGGGTCTTCTGA